The Odocoileus virginianus isolate 20LAN1187 ecotype Illinois chromosome 3, Ovbor_1.2, whole genome shotgun sequence genome includes a window with the following:
- the FDX2 gene encoding ferredoxin-2, mitochondrial isoform X3, protein MLSLWSRDACHGRVRGLGRCECWVPAAGCQGCLVEPTWGLLGVWGGGGASDSQEIPGDRLAPGGGGRSRRPRAARGRGERGVRGSVRPTDSGACEASLACSTCHVYVSEDHLDLLPPPDEREDDMLDMAPLLQENSRLGCQIVLTPELEGAEFTLPKITRNFYVDGHVPKPH, encoded by the exons ATGCTCAGTCTGTGGTCACGTGATGCCTGTCATGGCCGCGTCCGTGGCCTGGGGAGGTGTGAATGCTGGGTTCCTGCTGCGGGCTGCCAGGGGTGCCTGGTGGAGCCGACCTGGGGGCTTTTGGGGGTCTGGGGAGGCGGCGGCGCCAGCGATAGCCAGGAAATTCCGGGCGACAG GCTCGCGCCCGGCGGGGGAGGAAGAAGCCGGCGGCCCCGAGCGGCCCGGGGACGT GGTGAACGTGGTGTTCGTGGATCGGTCAGGCCAACGGATTCCG GGGCCTGCGAAGCTTCCTTGGCGTGCTCCACCTGCCACGTGTATGTGAGTGAGGACCACCTGGACCTTCTGCCGCCTCCTGATGAGAG GGAGGACGACATGCTGGATATGGCCCCCCTCCTCCAAGAGAACTCCCGGCTGGGCTGCCAGATCGTGCTGACGCCTGAACTGGAAGGGGCCGAATTCACCCTGCCCAAGATCACCAGAAACTTCTATGTGGATGGCCACGTCCCCAAGCCCCACTGA
- the FDX2 gene encoding ferredoxin-2, mitochondrial isoform X1, which yields MPVMAASVAWGGVNAGFLLRAARGAWWSRPGGFWGSGEAAAPAIARKFRATGSRPAGEEEAGGPERPGDVVNVVFVDRSGQRIPSFSEWRSPKHGPSPTVPHLPPPGACEASLACSTCHVYVSEDHLDLLPPPDEREDDMLDMAPLLQENSRLGCQIVLTPELEGAEFTLPKITRNFYVDGHVPKPH from the exons ATGCCTGTCATGGCCGCGTCCGTGGCCTGGGGAGGTGTGAATGCTGGGTTCCTGCTGCGGGCTGCCAGGGGTGCCTGGTGGAGCCGACCTGGGGGCTTTTGGGGGTCTGGGGAGGCGGCGGCGCCAGCGATAGCCAGGAAATTCCGGGCGACAG GCTCGCGCCCGGCGGGGGAGGAAGAAGCCGGCGGCCCCGAGCGGCCCGGGGACGT GGTGAACGTGGTGTTCGTGGATCGGTCAGGCCAACGGATTCCG tccttctCTGAATGGCGCTCGCCCAAGCATGGTCCCTCACCAACGGTCCCTCACTTGCCGCCCCCAGGGGCCTGCGAAGCTTCCTTGGCGTGCTCCACCTGCCACGTGTATGTGAGTGAGGACCACCTGGACCTTCTGCCGCCTCCTGATGAGAG GGAGGACGACATGCTGGATATGGCCCCCCTCCTCCAAGAGAACTCCCGGCTGGGCTGCCAGATCGTGCTGACGCCTGAACTGGAAGGGGCCGAATTCACCCTGCCCAAGATCACCAGAAACTTCTATGTGGATGGCCACGTCCCCAAGCCCCACTGA
- the FDX2 gene encoding ferredoxin-2, mitochondrial isoform X2 translates to MPVMAASVAWGGVNAGFLLRAARGAWWSRPGGFWGSGEAAAPAIARKFRATGSRPAGEEEAGGPERPGDVVNVVFVDRSGQRIPVSGRVGDNVLHLAQRHGLDLEGACEASLACSTCHVYVSEDHLDLLPPPDEREDDMLDMAPLLQENSRLGCQIVLTPELEGAEFTLPKITRNFYVDGHVPKPH, encoded by the exons ATGCCTGTCATGGCCGCGTCCGTGGCCTGGGGAGGTGTGAATGCTGGGTTCCTGCTGCGGGCTGCCAGGGGTGCCTGGTGGAGCCGACCTGGGGGCTTTTGGGGGTCTGGGGAGGCGGCGGCGCCAGCGATAGCCAGGAAATTCCGGGCGACAG GCTCGCGCCCGGCGGGGGAGGAAGAAGCCGGCGGCCCCGAGCGGCCCGGGGACGT GGTGAACGTGGTGTTCGTGGATCGGTCAGGCCAACGGATTCCGGTGAGCGGCAGAGTCGGGGACAATGTTCTCCACCTGGCCCAGCGCCATGGGTTGGATCTGGAAG GGGCCTGCGAAGCTTCCTTGGCGTGCTCCACCTGCCACGTGTATGTGAGTGAGGACCACCTGGACCTTCTGCCGCCTCCTGATGAGAG GGAGGACGACATGCTGGATATGGCCCCCCTCCTCCAAGAGAACTCCCGGCTGGGCTGCCAGATCGTGCTGACGCCTGAACTGGAAGGGGCCGAATTCACCCTGCCCAAGATCACCAGAAACTTCTATGTGGATGGCCACGTCCCCAAGCCCCACTGA